The Deltaproteobacteria bacterium nucleotide sequence GCAGGCATAGAAACGAAAGGAGTTGAAGTATTGGGGCCGCTCAGATTCATTCCCCCATCATTCCAGTGCTCCAACACTCCAATTCTCCGAGAGCTTTGTGGCGAAGATTATCGAATCACTGGTCGGGTACATGATCGCAGCACGCAAAGTTGCGCTGCCACCCGAAGTCATCCAAAAAGGCAAGAGCTATGCGCGCTTCCAAAATCCCCGGGTTTTGGCTTTGAAAGAGAGAACCCAATTGATCGGCGATGAAGAGATGGAGCGCTCCGGTCACCGCTTCCGAGGACTATTGGAAATCACCATGAAAGACGGCCAGATGCTGCGTGAGCATGTGATCGACTGCCGGGGCCGCCCGGAAAATCCCATGAGCCCGGAAGAAGTTGAAAAGAAAGCGGCGTGACTGATGGAGCCGGTGCTGGGGAAACAGAATGTCGAGAAAATTGTCGAGTCGGTGCGCCGGCTTGAATCGCTCGCCAGTGTGCGTGAGCTCACTCAGTTAATGACCACAGTAAATTGATCAAGGAGTCTATCCCGATGGCCAAACCAAAAATTACCATCGCCCTTTCGCACTATGACCGCCACGTGCCTTTTTTCGACGGCACGGTGCAAGCGGAAGCCATCGATCTAAACGTCCTCATCGTCGGCCAGTCGGACCGGCAGCGTGACGGCGAAGATCGCCACGAGCGCATGCTGCAAAAGGGCGACTTCGATGTCGCCGAGCTGTCGCTGTCGTCCTATCTGATGGCCAAGAGCCGCGCCATGCCGTTCACCGCGATTCCGGTTTTTCCGCGCCGCCTGTTCAGCCACTCGCAGGCATGGATCAACGTCGACGCCGGTATCAAAGAACCGAAAGATTTGATTGGCAAGAAAGTCGGCTTGCACAGTTTTCAAAATACTTTGGCAACTTTGTCCAAGGGCGATTTGCAGAGCGAGTTCGACGTCCCCTGGAGGAAGATTCACTGGCTGCTGAGCAAAAAGGACAACATCGAATTCGACCCCGAGAAGGGCGTGAAGATCGAGCAACTCTCGGAGAGCGCCAACGTCGGCGATATGTTGGAGCGGGGCGAGATCGATGCGATGATGACGCCCCATCCGCCCAAGCCGGTCTTGCGCGGTTCAAAGAAAATCAAACGTCTCTTCGATGATCCCAAAGCCGCCGATCTGCGCTACTACCAGAAGAACGGCTTTTTCCCCATCATGCACGTGGTTGCTTTTAAAGATGACGTGTTGAAGAAGTATCCCGAAGCAGCCCAGAGCTTATTCAAAGCGTTTGGCGACGCGAAGCGCATCTGCCGCGAGTTCTATGCCGACCCCAACTGGTCCTGGCTCGCCTGGGGCAGACAAGCCTTCGAAGAAGAAGAGAAGCTTTTGGGCTCCGACCCGTGGCCCTACGGTTTAGAGCAGAACCGCGCAAACCTGGAACGCTTCGTCGGCTACTCGTTGGATCAAGGCTTGATGGCCAAGAAGATGGCTGTGGAAGAGTTGTTCTTGCCGCTCAATTAAAGAGCCAGGGTGGGCCCCCACCCTGGCGACAATTCTCGGATTGTGGACTTCTGACTAAAGTGCCGACTCCACTTCGCGCACTTCCATCTTGGCGACCGTGGTGCCGAGCTTGATGCCGGCTTTGGCGACCTCGCCTTGGAACGCTTTGCCCTTGGCTTCCATGTCGGCTTTGTCTTTGTAGCTGCGCACCCAGATGAACTCATTCTGCGGGCGGTTGACCCAGGTGCCGACAATCGGGATGCCGAGCCGTTCGTGCAGCGGCACGATGTCCTGTTTGAAATGGGCGATGAAGTTATCCATCTCACCTTTATTGATCGTGTAGATGCGTATTTGTGACAGCATGCTCAATCCTCCTTTTGAGTTATGCACGATGGCTTTGTGGTCTGCGATGATACGCTATGTCGTAGGTTGCCTGCAAAGGGGTGGGTAGGGGTGGGTTGACATGATTGTTTCCATGCGCTTATAACCTTTCAGCTGTGAAACCCTCGGCCACCAAAGACCCTGGTTGCCAGCAGGTGGAGACTCAGCTCGACGCAGGAAGCAAAGAGTCGACTCACAACCCGCTTGCAGGTCCCGCGCTCGCCGATCCCATCGATCGCTACCGGAACCTTTGCGACCTTTTAGACCGCGTTACCGCGTCGGGCCCGATCGATTTCGAGCCTGAGATCGATCGCCTACGTGAGCACATCAACTTTACCGATGCCGAGCGAGAAGTTGTGGCAAAAATTTTTCGCCGCGGCTTCGAGGCCGCTTTGCAAAAGGGTGATCAGCATAAAACCTGGGCGTACCAAAGGCTGCTGCGGCGCCTGTTGGTTGGCCAACCGCTGGATTGTCCGATACTAGGGGACAATCCTTACGCGATGCTCAGTCAGCCGAAGGACCGTCTTCCTGGCTCCAGCAGCGAGGCGCAGGCAATCCGAGGGATGTTTGCTAACGAGGAAGGTGGCAATGATCGGACCTTGGGCGAGCTAGCTCGCGGTAGCGCCATCAAGAGGTCGGGGTCGGGCCCGCGTCGGCTTTTCTATGCCGTGGCGATCAATCTTGTTGCCGTCTTGCTATGGCTCGGACCGCTAAACACCAAAATCCCCGACCGCGCCAACGCGCAGCGCCACGGGGAGACAGCGCCGGCTGTGGCAATAGCGGAAAAATCCGCAAGCGCGCCGCCTTCTTCAGGAACCGGCGAATTGGCGATTCGTATGCCCCTGCCGATAGGCGAGCGGGAAAGCGATAGTAAGGCACCTGCAAGGGAAGCCACAGCGGGCGGGCCGGGCGAGTCGCGCCGCGTGCCCGAAGCTTCGGCGCCGGCCACCGTTGTGGTCAGCGCCGTTAAAACTCGCCCGGCGAAACCGGCGTTTCCAGCTCCCGGCACCGTGCTACAAGCGGCCCATGAAATCGGCCTCAGGAGTGAGCCGCAACATAGTGCACCCAAGGGAGAAGCCATTGAGCCGGGAGCGCGACTGGTTGTAATCGGGGAAGCGGGAAGTTGGTTGAAAGTGCGCTGTGAAAAAGATGGCTCGACTGGCTATGTGCGCAGGGAATTCGTCGAACCGATCCTACCGGAAAGCTAAAAAGCCCCGGCTGCAACACAACCGGGGCTCTTGTTACGAAAAGTTTTTTTGACTTAACGAGGCTTGCGCGTACCTAGGCCGGCCAAGGCTAAGAAACCCAGCATCACCAAGGTCGCGGCGGCTGGCTCCGGCACGCCTTGAACTCTCGCGATTGGCTCGCTGTAGATAAAATCGTCCATTACGACCACATCGATATTGTCTACTGCGCTGTCATTGGCGTTGGCGCCAAGCGCGGTATTGCCACTTGTGATTCGGACTCGCCCGATCTGCTCGCCCGCGTTAAAGGCTACTCCCGCGAAGGAAAGACTTGCGGTGCTGGTGCTGCCAGCGGGCACAAAAACACTCGTCAGCAGGTTGTTGTTGGCATCGAAATAATCGATCTTGGTGATGTTGTTCAGATCGACATCACTGAATACTGCGCCAAAAGCACTTACTGTCGCCGGGGTTGCGCCGCTGGTTCCCGGAATGAAAAACGTCGTATCGGTGATGGTGCTGCCGTTTGCGGTAAATAGCCGCTGCTGACTAAATACACCAAACGCGGTCGAATAGTTTGCATTGCTAAATTGGGTCGCTAGTCCGCTCGGTGGCGCCTGGGTAAAACCGGTTCCGGGTGTCGTAAACAACGCGCCGCGAATATTTTGGAACCCATTAAAAGGAGTTCCTGATACGGTGGTCGCTGCGCCGCCGCCGTCCCAATTGATCTCGCGCCGTCCGCCGGCCAGAGGCCCAGGAGTGTTGCCGTTGTTGGGATTGCCTACCGCTGTACGGAAATTGTCCACAGTTGTTTGAATCGAGGCCGTAGTATTGTCGCCGCCTACCGAAAAAGTGATGGGCGCGGCCAGCGCGTTTAATGGCAATAACGCAACTGTGCTTGACAGCGTCGCCGCTCGTGCAAAATCAATAAATGCTCTCTTCATGTTGTCCTCCTTGCAGTTTTGGTGACGGTTTTTCAGTGGCTACACTGAGAACTTTGGCTAGTTTTGATGTGAAATGACGCTTTATAGAAAGAATTGAGCAAAAAGGGTGCCCGAGCCCCGTCTTTGTAAGAATGCTGCAATTCTCAGTTGTTAGACTGATTCTCGTCGGTGCGAAAAAACTGCATTTTTGTAAACAAATTGAACAGATTCTCTAGGCAGAAACTCCTAGTTGCGAATTGTTCGTGAGTCTCTAGTGTCTTAGCTAGGCTGTGAGAGTGTAAACGAACCTTACATGTGATCTTCTATGGTTTGCCACCAAGGTTTTTCTTGACCGTTGCGAACCGGCTTTGATATGCAGCTGCCATGCTCATCCTAAGCAACGAAGAAATCGAATCGTTTCTGTCGATCAAAACCTGTATCGATGCCTTAGAAAAAACTTACAAGAGCTGGCAGCAGGGCAAGGCCATCAATCGGCCGCGCACCGATCTGGTTTTGCCCTCTCCTAGTGAAGCCGGGGTCTACGCATTTAAGTCCATGGAAGCGGGGCTTTACGATCCGCCCATCGTCGCCATGCGCATCAACTCCGACATCATTCGCTGGAATCAGACCGGCAACCGCATCATCAAAACCAAAATTGCCGCAGCGCCGGGAAACAAATATGTCGGTGTGGTGATGCTGTTTTCGACCGTCACCGGCGAGCCGTTGGCGATGTTTCCCGACGGTGTGGTGCAGCGCATGCGTGTGGCGTCGAGCAGCGCGCTGGCGGCGCGTTTCCTGGCGCGCGAAGACTCGCAGACCATGGCGCTCTTCGGATCCGGGTGGCAGGCCGGCAGTCATGTGCCGGCCATGTGCGCGGTGCGCCCGCTCAAACGCATCAACGTTTTTAGCCCGACCAAGGCCAACCGCGAAGCGTTTGTAAAAGAAGTCCAAGCGAGAGTTTCCGCCGAAGTGGTCGCGGTCGACAGTCCTGCGGCGGCGATTCACAACGCCGATATCATCGCCGCGACCACCAACTCGCTGTCGCGCGTGGTCGATCCGGCCTGGGTCAAGCCCGGCATCCACTTCACCTGTGTGCGCGTGCCGGAGTTGGGCGACGAGACCATTCGCAAGATGGACCGCTTGGTGATTCACGCCCATCAGCACGCGCCGGAAAATTACATCGCCGGCTTCGGCGACGAAGGCATCCACGCCCACGATGCCATCGACATTATTAAGAAGGGCCCGGAGAAGGCCCACGAGGTGGAAGTCGAACAACCGTTCTGGCTGGCCGCACCCGAGCTGCGCGATCTCTGCGTTGGGAAAGCGCAAGGGCGCGCCAATGCGAAAGAGTCGACCTGTTTTCTCAACAACATTGGCATTGGGCTGCAATTCGCTGCCGTCGGTGCTGCTGTGCTTGAAGAAGCAAAAGCCAAAGGCGTCGGTCATCAGATTCCCACCGATTGGTTCTTGGAAACCGTCCATCCGTAATCAACGACCGAGGATTGCTCCGATGCCTGTTGTGAAAGCCCTGTTCGTCGCTCTATTCGTCATTGGCTTTTTGGCCGGCAGTGTGCGAGCGCAGGACAAACCGAAGGTTTATTACGGTTCTTCGAGCAAAACTTTTGGCTACGGCTCGCTGTGGATCGCGGCGAAAAAAGGCTTCCTCGATCAGCAAGGATACGTCGATCAGAGTTATCTGAACGACGCGATCAAAGACCTGCCGCGGCGTTGACGGTCCAGCCAAGTCGCCCTAGTTTTTCACGCGCCGTAGGGCGCGCAGTGCGTTTTGTTCTAGCTGGCGCACCCTCTCGCGGATGATATTGAACATCTGTCCGACCTCTTCGAGCGTGTACTCGCTCGAGCCCGATACCGAAACGGCGCGTTAACACGACGCTCAAGCGCGGGCGCAAAATCCCTATCCCTTTTTATCGCTTTCTTGAATCCTCTGACTTCGTCGCTCTCCATCGCGATGACATCCGGCTGCGGTACACGTTTGTCTTCAAGGAAATCGCCTAAGACGGAAGCATCGTCGAAAACCGGTGTGTCCGATGATAGCGGTTCGCCGTGGCTTTGGAGAAGGCCGATGATTTCTTTGATCGGCTGTTTTGCCTCTGTGGCGGGTCACGCCCGGATCTTCGCTTGAAATCTTTGGCGAGCCTTAGGATTTTTTTGCGCGCCTCGACCCGATGGGTTGGAATGCGAATGGTTTGGGCTGTTTCGATGAGTGCTCGCGCAATCGACTGGCGAATCCACCACAGGGCATCAGTGCTAAAACGAAAACCGTAGCCGTGCCGGGAAATTCACACAGTCAACGCCATCCTCGTAACCATCGGCGGCCGTCTTTCAAGTCGCGCCAATCGACTTCGACGAGCCGTTTGGTGTGCACCGCTTCCAGGAGGCAAGCGTAGGTAGCATCGCCTTTGTGCAACACATCCTTGGCGAGGAAGTGCTTTTCGCTATCGAGCGGAGCGACGGCGGTCCACTTGCTCAGGAAGAAATGCTTTGAGATCGGTCGGTTTTGAGTCGCTTTTTTCATGCCAAATCTCTCAAAGGGCTTGAAACAGCCAAGTTTTATTGTTTGTTATTTATAACATAAGAACATTTAAGATAAATATACTTAACTTGCACAGAGGGGGGTGAATTAATGAGCTATGGCAGTGACCAGTTCACAGCAGAGAAATCACTATTCCTTCTGATGGACTACCAAATCGGCGCCATGGAGATGATGCCGGGAATCGATTGGCCGTCGGTACGGCGAAATGTCGTAACCCTTGCGAAGACCGCCAATGCTTTAAAAGTTCCGGTGGTTGTAACGAGTTGTCAAGAAGATCAAGTTCAAGGGGCGATGATGCCGGAGTTGGAAGACGCTATCCCTGATGCTTTCAACGGTCGGATCCGTCGGACGGGGATCATCAATGCCTGGGACGATCCGCGTGTCCTGGCAGCGGTGCGTGCCTCGGGGCGCCTTCAGGTGGTGATGGCGGGCATTACATTCGAGACTTGTCTGATTCACCCGGCGACCAGCGCGGTCCGTCAAGGCTATGAAGTCCAAGCCGTCATGGATGCCGCGGGTATGTGGTCCGCTGTGGCGCAACGGGTGGCACAACGGCGCATGGAACGCGGCGCCGTAGTCCTGACAACGACACACACAATTATCGCAGAGCTAGCGCAGGACTGGAGTCGAGCGGGAGGAGCTGACGTTAAGGCTCTTTTGTAGGCGTCAACAAAAAGCAGCGCCGCCTCGCTAAGATTATTTCAAAAATTACCTGAAGGTGTTTGAACTAGGATAAAGAGAAGGCATGCAAATGTTCTTACCCGGGATTTTGAAAAATCTTTAACCGATTTGAAACCGAATGAAAGAATACTTCTAACGGGCGCGACCGGCTATGTCGGCGGGCGCTTGTTACGCGCCTTGGAGAGCTTCGGACAGCCGCTACGCTGTCTCGCGCGCAGCCCGGAGCGTTTGCAGGGCCGGGTGGTGTCCTCCACTGAAATTGTCACGGGCGATTGCTTGAATGCGGATTCCTTGAAAGTCGCAATGGTGGGAATTCATACGGCCTATTATCTGGTCCACTCGATGGGTGACGCGGCTTCGTTTGAAGAAAAGGACAAGCAGGCCGCGCTCAACTTTGCTCGCGCCGCCGAGGCCGCGGGGATTCAGCGAATTATCTATCTTGGCGGACTAGGCGAAGGTTTGCTTTCCCCTCATTTAAGAAGCCGCCAAGAGGTTGGCGAAATACTGCGCTCGGCAAAAATCCCGGTCCTCGAATTTCGCGCCTCGATCGTGATTGGCTCGGGGAGTCTTTCCTTCGAAATCATCCGCGCCTTGGTCGAACGCTTGCCGGTCATGATTTGCCCGCGCTGGGTCGCCATGGAGGCGCAGCCCATCGGCATCGAAGATCTGGTTGCTTACCTGGTCCTCGCGCTGGACTTGCCTGTCGATGAAAGTCGCGTGATCGAAATCGGCGGTCCGGACCGGGTTTCCTACCGTGACATCATGACCGAGTATGCGCGTCAGCGTGGGCTCAAGCGTTGGATGATCTCAGTGCCAGTACTGACGCCAAGACCGTCCAGTTTGTGGTTGGGCTTGGTCACCCCCGTTTATGCCCGCGTCGGCCGCAAGCTGATTGACAGCATCCGCAACCAGACGGTGGTTAACGATCCCGCGGCGCTGAATTTGTTTGCGCTCGAGCCGATGGGTTTGCACGCAATGATCGAGCGCGCCATTCAAAACGAAGACCACGAATTTGCCGCGACGCGGTGGTCCGACGCGTTGTCGTCGGCGGGTCTGCGAGAGTCCTGGGGTGGGGCGCGCCTAGGCAATCGGATTATCGATTCGAGAACACAACTTGTGAAAGCTTCTGTGGAAAGCGCCTTCGCGCCGATTCGTCGTATCGGCGGCGCGCATGGTTGGTACTATGGCAACCGGCTTTGGCAAATTAGAGGATTCGTCGATCTTCTATGCGGCGGAGTCGGAACGCGCCGCGGCCGGCGCGATCCGGAGCAGTTGGCTGTGGGTGACGCGCTCGATTTTTGGCGCGTCGAGCAGTTCGAAATGAATCGCAAGCTGCGCCTGCGCGCCGAGATGAAATTGCCCGGACGGGCGTGGCTTGAATTTGCAGTCGAGCCGCGAGGATATTCCTCGCTGATTCGGCAGACCGCGATTTTCGATCCCCTGGGGCTGGGCGGTTTGGTTTACTGGTATGCACTTTATCCTGTGCACAAGCTAATCTTTGGGAAAATGCTGCGCCGGATCGGCACCATTGCCGAGTCGGGCGAAAAAAATTAGAGCGAGCTGCTGGATAATCCAATGGCAAAATTACTCGATCAATTTGCGACCGACGCTCGGATCACGGTTAGAAATGACGCCGCGCTCGATGACGCAGGGAGTTGCGTCCTCTATTGGATGCAGCGCGCCCAGCGCAGTTTCGATAACGCGGCGCTAAATTGCGCCATCGATGCCGCCAACGCGCTAGGCAAGCCAGCGGTGGTATTCTTTCGCCTGCGCGCCGATGCGCACCACGCCAACTTGCGCCATTACCAGTTCATGCTCGCGGGGATCGCCGACATCGTTGCGGGATTGCGAAAACGGCGAGTCGGCTTCGTCCTCAGTCGTGATCCGGACCATGATATTTATAAGTTCTGTGCGCTCGCTAAACCTTGCCTGGTGATCAGCGAAGAGAACCCCTTGCGCAGCGCGGAAGCCGGCAGGCGCCATGCGGCGGGCAAGATGACGGTGCCATTCTGGACCGTCGATGCCGATGTGATCGTGCCGACTCGACTGCTGGGCAAGGAACACTACGCGGCACGCACGATTCGGCCGAAAATACACGCGCTGTTGCCGCAATTTCTGAAGCCGCTCTCTAATCCATCGGCCCGACAGCGTTGGATTCCACACCAAGGAGTCGAGTCCATAGATCCACTGACGGTTTCACTCGACGGCATGACGATCGATCGCTCGGTCTCGGCGGCGGCAGGTTTGGCCGGCGGCGAGTCTCAGGCGAAAAAAACGCTAGAGCGATTCCTGCAGCGGCGGCTCAAGGGCTACGCGACCCAGCGCAACCATCCCGACATCGACGGCACGAGCCAGTTATCCCCCTATCTTCATTTCGGCCAGATCGGGCCGCATCATGTGGCTCTGGCGGTACGCGAAGCCAAGGCGCCCGAAATCGATCGCAGGGCGTTTCTCGAAGAATTCATCGTGCGGCGCGAGCTGGCGGTCAACTTCGTTCGTTTCAATCCAAAGTATGACAGCTTCGATGCGAGCGAGCCGTGGGCCGATCGGACTTTGCGCCAGCATGCGAGCGACGCGCGACAATACGTTTATTCAGAAAAGCAGCTGGAAAACGCCGAGACACACGATCCGCTCTGGAATGCGGCGCAAAAGCAGATGGTGTTAACCGGCTGGATGCATGGCTACCTGCGCATGTACTGGGCGAAAAAAATTCTTGAATGGAGCCCATCGCCGGCGCAAGCATTCGAAATCGCGGTGCGCCTCAACGACCGCTACGAGTTGGATGGCCGCGATCCCAACGGCTACGCTGGTATCGCCTGGGCCATTGTTGGGAAACATGACCGAGCGTGGGGACCGGAACGGCAGGTGTACGGCAAGATTCGCTACATGTCCTACGCCAGCACTTCGCGCAAATTCGACAGCAAGGCCTATATCGCGCGTATCGCCGCGCACGAAAGAGGGGGGAGGGCGGAAGTCTAGTTTGCGTATTGCGCTAGTTCCGGTTGGTTAGTCACGGAATATGACACATAGGCAATCAATGGCTCTTTGGATTGAGGTTGAATTTCGTTCTGATCCGCAGGGACTCAGGCAATCAGTTCAATTGCATTCCCCAAAGTATTTTGCTGACAAGAAGAGTGGGTGATTTGAAAAGAGCTATACATGCCGAGGCGCTCGAAGCCCGGTCTTCGGGCCAAGACGATGCGCTCCTTCCCCTAGTGCCGTGGGTCGGTTCCGTCTTGCTCACCGAATCGAGCCAATGGGGCCAGGGCATTGAGCGCTCGTTAAGGGAGGTCATCGCCCTAGAACTGACCGAAGCCGTCTTCGAGGAGTTCGATATGAATCGCGACTTACACTTGGGATGGGAAGGATACACCCTTCTCCTGGCGAGGCTCGACCAACTGGGCGGAATCGACCGTGCAATCGGCCCTCAGGAAATTCGAAATTTCGTCCTTGGCGAATTACCGAGGGCCGTCCCATGAGCGTATCTTCGCCGAGTGGCCGCCCCCGAGTCGCGATCATCGGAGCCGGAATCTCCGGCTTGGGCTGCGCGTGGCGCCTTCAAGACCGCTGCGAGGTCACGATCTACGAGAAGGATGCGCGCCTCGGCGGCCACGCACACACGGTGGACGCGGGAGCGGCACGCGTGGACACCGGGTTCATCGTCTTCAACGAGCGGACCTATCCACGCTTCACTCGCCTACTCAAGGAACTCGGCGTGCCTTCCCGCCCAACCACGATGGGGTTGAGCGTGAGGGACGACGCGGCGGGGCTCGAATATTGCCGAGAGACCCTGCGCACCGTCTTCAGCCAACTGCGCAACCTGGTGCGACCCTCTTTTTGGAGGATGCTTAGAGAGTCGCTGCGCTTCAACCGACTGGCGGCTCGCATTGCCCAAGCGACTTCCTCCGAAGGCGAATCATTGTCACAGTTCTTGGCTCGCGAAGGATTCTCCGAAACCTTCGCCCGCCACTATCTGCATCCGTTAGTGGCCTCGATTTGGTCAGCTGACCGCGCGGCCGTTGACGAGATGCCCATCGAGTTCGTCGCCCGCTTCTTCGAAAACCATGGTTTCTTAAAGTTCCGCAAACAACCACCTTGGCGGGTCGTCGAAGGAGGTTCGAGCACCTACGTGCGAGCCTTGGCTTCTCGGCTGAAAGCCACGATCCTACCTGGCTGCGCCGTTCAGTCGGTGAGGCGCCTAGCGAACTGCATCGAAGTCCGAACCGAGCGAGGTTCCGTTGAGCATCACGACTTCGTCGTTTTCGCCACCCATAGCGACGAGACCCTGGCCATGCTGTCGGATCCATCGCCCGAGGAGCGGTCAATCCTTGGCGCCATCCGTTACGGGAACAACACGGTGACATTGCACACGGACACCTCGGTCCTGCCGCGCAACCGTTTGGCTTGGGCGAGCTGGAATTACTGGCTTGCCGCCGATCGCCCGGAAGGGCTGATCACCTACCACATGAATACGGTCCAAGAGTTCGACAGCGAGGTCGAATACTTGGTAAGCCTCAACGCCCAGAGTTCGGGTGTGTTCTTCGCCCCCTCCAAGATCCTCTGCACGATCGAATACCGGCATCCCATTTTCGACGCCGCTGCGCGCGCGGCTCAGAAGGAGCGCATGGAGATCTTCGGTCGAAGGAGAACTTACTACTGCGGCGCTTATTGGAGCAATGGATTTCACGAAGACGGGCTTCGGAGCGCCGAAGAGGCTTCGGAAGCACTCTTGAAGGAACTGGACCATGAACACGACGATCGCCTACCTGGACATACCGCGCCCGACCCGGTTGTCAGGCCTCTGCAGAAGTTTCGTGCATCGCAGGTTGGCTAAATTACGCACGCTCCACTTGGAGTTCGAAGACGCCTGGGGCGTCACACACTTCGGAAACAAGGCCATTCCGCCGATTTCCGTTAAGGTTGTAAACCCTCGCTTCTACGTTCGTCTCGTGTTCTTCGGGCATCTGGGTGCAGCCGACTCCTTCGTATCGGCGGACGTCGAGTGCGATAGGCTCATCGATTTGCTCCGGGGCCTGCTTCGCGATACCGAGGTTTGTGAGCGCTTGGACGCGTCGCGTCCAATGCTCGTTCGATGGGGGTTACGCCTCTGCCATCGGCTTCGTTCGAATACGCGTTCGGGCAGCCGACGCAATATTCACGAACACTACGACCTGGGGAACGAGTTCTTCCGGATTTTCCTTGATACCACGCTTTCGTACTCCTGCGCTTGGTTCGAAACAGCCGAGATCTCGCTGGAGAAGGCCTCTCTGGCGAAGATCGACAAGCTGCTCGAGAAGCTCGAGCTCCGTCCCACCGATCACTTGCTGGAGATCGGCTGCGGCTGGGGTGCCTTGGCGGTTCGCGCCGCCGAAACCACCGGCTGCCGAGTCACCGCAGTCACGATCTCGCGAGAGCAGTTCGCCCTAGCGAACGCGCGCGCCAAGGCCAGCTCGGCCGCCGATCGCATCGAGATTCTTCTCAAGGATTACCGTGACGTCACAGGTCGTTACGATAAAGCCGTCTCGGTCGAAATGATCGAGGCCGTGGGCCACCGCTTCTATGAAACGTACTTCGGCCAGCTTAGCCGCCTGCTGAAGCCCGACGGGATTCTCGCCATTCAAGTCATCACGCATCCCGATCAGGACAACGTACGCCGCCGTAAGGAAGTCGACTTCATACAGGCCCGCATTTTTCCGGGCAGCGATCTGGCGACGCTAGGCTCGATTCAGCGAGCGATCCAACGCGCCACGGATCTATCTCTTTCGGACATGGAAGACTTCACCCACCACTACGCGCGAACGCTGCGCTGCTGGCACGACACGTTCGTCTCGAAGCTTGCTGAAGT carries:
- a CDS encoding FAD-dependent oxidoreductase, encoding MSVSSPSGRPRVAIIGAGISGLGCAWRLQDRCEVTIYEKDARLGGHAHTVDAGAARVDTGFIVFNERTYPRFTRLLKELGVPSRPTTMGLSVRDDAAGLEYCRETLRTVFSQLRNLVRPSFWRMLRESLRFNRLAARIAQATSSEGESLSQFLAREGFSETFARHYLHPLVASIWSADRAAVDEMPIEFVARFFENHGFLKFRKQPPWRVVEGGSSTYVRALASRLKATILPGCAVQSVRRLANCIEVRTERGSVEHHDFVVFATHSDETLAMLSDPSPEERSILGAIRYGNNTVTLHTDTSVLPRNRLAWASWNYWLAADRPEGLITYHMNTVQEFDSEVEYLVSLNAQSSGVFFAPSKILCTIEYRHPIFDAAARAAQKERMEIFGRRRTYYCGAYWSNGFHEDGLRSAEEASEALLKELDHEHDDRLPGHTAPDPVVRPLQKFRASQVG
- a CDS encoding class I SAM-dependent methyltransferase codes for the protein MNTTIAYLDIPRPTRLSGLCRSFVHRRLAKLRTLHLEFEDAWGVTHFGNKAIPPISVKVVNPRFYVRLVFFGHLGAADSFVSADVECDRLIDLLRGLLRDTEVCERLDASRPMLVRWGLRLCHRLRSNTRSGSRRNIHEHYDLGNEFFRIFLDTTLSYSCAWFETAEISLEKASLAKIDKLLEKLELRPTDHLLEIGCGWGALAVRAAETTGCRVTAVTISREQFALANARAKASSAADRIEILLKDYRDVTGRYDKAVSVEMIEAVGHRFYETYFGQLSRLLKPDGILAIQVITHPDQDNVRRRKEVDFIQARIFPGSDLATLGSIQRAIQRATDLSLSDMEDFTHHYARTLRCWHDTFVSKLAEVKALGFPEEFFRTWIYYFVYCEAGFAERHIGCSQLVFRKPGWRPSQQQGVQA